The following coding sequences are from one Brienomyrus brachyistius isolate T26 chromosome 2, BBRACH_0.4, whole genome shotgun sequence window:
- the scamp1 gene encoding secretory carrier-associated membrane protein 1 has translation MSDFDSNPFADPDFSNPFQDPSVTQVTRNVPQSLEEYNPFTDARTAPPSTAPRVPPTASTQPAIMKPTEEPPAYSQQQQSQDQARAQAELLRRQEELEKKAAELDRREREMQSLSASGRKNNWPPLPENFPVGPCFYHDIAVDIPVEFQKTVKIMYYLWMFHTATLFVNIFGCLAWFCVDSARGVDFGLSMLWFMLFTPCSFVCWYRPLYGAFRSDSSFRFFVFFFVYICQFGVHVLQAIGITGWGASGWISALTGLNTSISVGIMMILIAALFTASAVVSLIMFKKVHGLYRTTGASFEKAQQEFATGVMANKTVQTAAANAASSAARGAFKGGQI, from the exons ATGTCGGATTTCGACAGCAACCCATTCGCAGACCCGGACTTTAGCAATCCCTTCCAG GATCCCTCAGTGACTCAAGTAACACGGAATGTCCCCCAGAGTTTGGAAGAATACAACCCTTTCACAGATGCCAGAACG GCTCCACCAAGCACAGCCCCAAGAGTGCCACCGACAGCGAGCACGCAGCCTGCCATCATGAAGCCGACAGAGGAGCCTCCGGCCTACTCCCAGCAGCAGCAGTCACAG gatCAGGCCCGCGCTCAGGCGGAGCTGCTGCGGAGGCAGGAAGAGCTGGAGAAGAAGGCAGCCGAACTGGACcggcgagagagagagatgcagtCCCTCAGTGCATCAG gAAGGAAAAACAACTGGCCTCCTCTTCCAGAGAACTTCCCAGTTGGCCCCTGTTTTTACCACGATATTGCCGTAGACATACCTGTAGAGTTTCAAAAGACCGTCAAGATAATGTACTACCTATGGATGT TCCACACGGCGACGCTGTTTGTGAACATCTTTGGCTGCCTGGCCTGGTTCTGCGTGGACAGCGCACGGGGAGTGGACTTCGGACTGTCAATGCTCTGGTTCATGCTCTTCACGCCTTGTTCCTTTGTCTGCTGGTACAGGCCGCTGTACGGAGCCTTCAG GAGTGACAGTTCCTTCAGGTTCTTTGTGTTCTTCTTTGTATATATCTGCCAGTTTGGCGTCCATGTGCTGCAGGCCATCGGAATTACAGGCTGGGGAGCGAG TGGCTGGATCTCAGCCCTCACTGGTCTGAACACCAGCATCTCTGTGGGCATCATGATGATCCTCATCGCAGCACTTTTCACCGCCTCCGCCGTTGTCTCACTGATCATGTTTAAAAAG GTCCACGGTCTATACCGTACCACCGGCGCCAGCTTTGAGAAGGCCCAGCAGGAGTTTGCCACGGGCGTCATGGCTAACAAGACCGTGCAGACAGCAGCTGCCAACGCTGCTTCCAGTGCGGCCCGAGGAGCGTTCAAGGGAGGTCAAATCTGA